The Sphingomicrobium sp. genome has a window encoding:
- a CDS encoding serine hydrolase domain-containing protein: MLISRRGFASAALGAAVAAQLPARALAQDARYAAALAAIRAYAEANLRHFGLPGLTLALSAPDGFNTVMNLGFANADARTPIISETLFQIGSISKLIAAAVVHQLAGEGRLKLTDRISELLPEVRLPNGNSVQVQHLLDHVAGLPADAPVFADGGLWTAYQPGEHWNYSNTGYDILGLLIERVSGAPLAKVERDRIFEPLGMRRTRGAIVASDRTLYAQGYEVADHEAFVPGARLAPAPWLDVSFAGGNVASTGEDMILLMRSIADAAQGRGGLGLPPETAKAFASHAVASDGPDMRYGNGLMHVANAGRSYLHHTGGMLSFSSAFHIDKSSGAAAFASTSLGGYAEFRPKLLSRFAADALTSAAAGAPLPPPPSLFVPSAHTPAYVGRYKGPAGEFEVSRGTPLTIVSNGKSATLHPIGGDLFRTLHPDFRTFTLLFQRRTGTVVGAAWGPALYLRAGATVQVPQSDAQLAKLAGRFGSDNPWFGPVRVVERGGRLWIGTEQPMTRIGDNLWRVGQDSWSPERASFHDFIDGRPQTLILSGQKYLRQDIEAAA, encoded by the coding sequence ATGCTGATCAGCAGACGCGGCTTCGCCTCCGCAGCGCTCGGCGCCGCCGTCGCCGCCCAGCTCCCGGCACGCGCATTAGCCCAGGACGCCCGCTACGCCGCCGCACTTGCTGCGATCCGCGCCTATGCAGAAGCGAACCTGCGCCACTTCGGGCTTCCCGGACTGACGCTGGCGCTCAGTGCGCCGGACGGCTTCAACACCGTGATGAATCTCGGCTTCGCCAATGCCGACGCGCGAACGCCGATCATTTCGGAAACGCTGTTCCAGATCGGCTCCATCAGCAAACTGATCGCCGCGGCCGTTGTCCATCAGCTTGCAGGCGAAGGACGGCTCAAGCTGACCGATCGCATTAGCGAGCTGCTTCCTGAGGTTCGGCTTCCCAACGGCAATTCGGTCCAGGTCCAGCACCTGCTGGACCATGTTGCTGGGCTGCCCGCCGACGCGCCGGTCTTCGCGGACGGAGGCCTTTGGACGGCCTACCAGCCTGGCGAACATTGGAATTATTCGAACACCGGATACGACATTCTCGGGCTGCTGATCGAGCGCGTCTCAGGGGCGCCTCTGGCGAAGGTCGAGCGGGACCGGATCTTCGAACCGCTGGGCATGCGCCGAACGCGTGGGGCGATCGTCGCAAGCGACCGGACCCTTTATGCCCAAGGCTACGAAGTTGCCGATCATGAGGCGTTCGTGCCCGGTGCCCGCCTGGCACCTGCGCCATGGCTCGACGTGAGCTTCGCGGGGGGCAACGTCGCGTCGACCGGGGAGGACATGATCCTGCTGATGCGCTCCATCGCCGATGCGGCCCAGGGCCGCGGCGGGCTCGGCCTGCCCCCCGAAACGGCAAAGGCCTTTGCGAGCCACGCTGTTGCAAGCGACGGGCCAGATATGCGCTACGGCAACGGCTTGATGCATGTCGCCAACGCCGGGCGCTCCTATCTCCACCACACGGGCGGGATGCTCAGCTTCTCATCCGCGTTCCACATCGACAAGTCGAGCGGTGCCGCCGCCTTCGCAAGTACGTCGCTCGGCGGCTATGCCGAGTTCCGGCCGAAGCTGCTGAGCCGCTTCGCCGCCGATGCGCTTACCAGCGCCGCCGCGGGCGCGCCGCTGCCGCCGCCGCCTTCCCTCTTCGTGCCATCGGCCCATACGCCCGCCTACGTCGGCCGCTACAAAGGTCCGGCCGGCGAGTTCGAGGTGAGCCGCGGTACCCCGCTGACGATCGTCTCGAACGGCAAGTCGGCAACGCTGCACCCGATCGGCGGCGACCTCTTCCGGACCCTCCATCCCGACTTCCGCACCTTCACCCTGCTGTTCCAGCGCCGAACCGGCACCGTTGTGGGCGCGGCGTGGGGCCCCGCCCTTTACCTGCGCGCCGGTGCGACCGTGCAGGTTCCGCAGTCGGATGCGCAGCTCGCCAAGCTGGCCGGCCGCTTCGGAAGCGACAATCCATGGTTCGGTCCCGTCCGGGTCGTGGAGCGCGGCGGGCGCCTATGGATCGGCACCGAACAGCCGATGACCCGCATCGGCGATAATCTGTGGCGCGTCGGGCAGGACAGCTGGTCGCCGGAGCGCGCGTCCTTCCATGACTTCATCGATGGACGGCCGCAGACGCTGATCTTGTCCGGCCAGAAGTATCTTCGCCAGGACATCGAGGCCGCGGCCTAG
- the purL gene encoding phosphoribosylformylglycinamidine synthase subunit PurL, protein MDVLDRSPITPEIVAEHGLSEEEYQRILKALGREPNLVELGIFSVMWSEHCSYKSSRVHLKKLPTEAPWVIQGPGENAGVIDIGDGDAAIFKMESHNHPSYIEPYQGAATGVGGILRDVFTMGARPVANLNALRFGRPDHPKMRHLIAGVVAGIGGYGNCVGVPTVGGEVNFDPAYDGNILVNAMTVGVAKTDKIFYSAASGIGNPIVYVGSKTGRDGIHGATMASADFSEDSEEKRPTVQVGDPFTEKLLIEACLELMATDAIVAIQDMGAAGLTSSSVEMASKGGAGIRLNMNKVPCREEGMTPYEMMLSESQERMLMVLKPGREGEAEAIFRKWELDFAVIGEVTDTGHMVLEFDGEVVCDIPLDPLADEAPLYDRPHMSLADYKAWAQVKPLDNVPESTDVAADLLKLMGSPNLASRRWIYQQYDQQVGGDTVQRPGGDAAVVRVHGSRKALAMTTDCTPRYCYADPYEGGKQAVAEAYRNLSAVGAKPLAVTNCLNFGNPQRPEIMAQFVECLRGMGDACRALDFPIVSGNVSLYNESKATGGGSAILPTPAIGGVGLIADWEKSATIAFKGIGDVLVVIGLRGGHLGQSLWLREIHGREDGPPPPVDLETERRTADFVREQIAAGALTAVHDVADGGLALAIAEMALAGNIGALIQPAGPGHSARQFFAEDQGLYVATIDDAHLLRVLTGADAAGVQIEPIGRTAGQRLIFELADADFCVPLAQLRAAHEGFFPKLMGSELTPEI, encoded by the coding sequence ATGGACGTTCTCGACCGCTCTCCCATCACGCCCGAAATCGTCGCCGAGCACGGTCTCAGCGAGGAAGAATATCAGCGGATCCTTAAGGCGCTCGGGCGCGAGCCTAACCTCGTCGAGCTCGGCATCTTCTCGGTGATGTGGTCGGAGCATTGCAGCTACAAAAGCTCGCGCGTCCACCTCAAGAAGCTGCCGACCGAAGCGCCGTGGGTGATCCAGGGTCCGGGCGAGAATGCCGGCGTCATCGACATCGGCGATGGCGACGCGGCCATCTTCAAGATGGAGAGCCACAACCACCCGTCCTACATCGAGCCTTACCAAGGTGCGGCGACTGGGGTCGGCGGCATCTTGCGCGACGTCTTCACCATGGGCGCGCGGCCGGTCGCGAACCTCAACGCGCTGCGCTTCGGCCGTCCCGATCATCCGAAAATGCGCCACCTGATCGCCGGCGTCGTTGCCGGGATCGGCGGCTACGGCAATTGCGTGGGCGTGCCCACGGTCGGCGGCGAAGTGAACTTCGACCCGGCTTACGACGGCAATATCCTCGTCAATGCGATGACGGTCGGCGTCGCGAAGACCGACAAGATTTTCTATTCGGCCGCCAGCGGCATCGGCAATCCGATCGTCTATGTCGGTTCGAAGACCGGCCGCGACGGCATCCACGGCGCCACCATGGCGAGCGCCGATTTCTCCGAGGACAGCGAGGAGAAGCGGCCGACTGTGCAGGTCGGCGACCCGTTCACCGAAAAGCTGCTGATCGAAGCCTGCCTCGAGCTGATGGCGACCGACGCCATCGTCGCCATCCAGGACATGGGCGCGGCGGGCCTCACCTCGTCCTCCGTAGAAATGGCTTCGAAGGGCGGCGCGGGCATCCGGCTGAACATGAACAAGGTGCCTTGCCGCGAAGAAGGCATGACGCCCTATGAAATGATGCTCTCGGAGAGTCAGGAGCGGATGCTCATGGTTCTGAAGCCCGGCCGCGAAGGCGAGGCCGAAGCCATCTTCCGCAAATGGGAGCTCGATTTCGCGGTCATCGGCGAAGTGACCGACACCGGGCACATGGTCCTGGAATTCGACGGCGAGGTCGTGTGCGATATCCCGCTCGACCCGCTGGCCGACGAAGCGCCGCTCTACGACCGGCCGCACATGAGCCTCGCGGACTACAAAGCGTGGGCGCAGGTGAAGCCGCTCGATAATGTGCCGGAGAGCACGGATGTCGCCGCCGACCTCCTGAAGCTGATGGGCTCGCCCAACCTCGCGAGCCGGCGCTGGATCTACCAGCAGTACGACCAGCAAGTCGGCGGCGACACGGTGCAGCGCCCCGGCGGCGACGCCGCGGTGGTGCGCGTTCACGGCAGCCGCAAGGCGCTGGCGATGACCACCGACTGCACGCCGCGCTATTGCTACGCGGACCCCTATGAAGGCGGGAAGCAGGCCGTGGCCGAGGCCTATCGCAACCTCTCGGCCGTCGGTGCAAAGCCGCTGGCCGTCACCAACTGCCTCAACTTCGGCAACCCGCAGCGCCCCGAGATCATGGCGCAGTTTGTCGAGTGCCTGCGCGGCATGGGCGATGCCTGCCGCGCCCTCGACTTCCCGATCGTGAGCGGGAACGTCAGCCTTTACAACGAGAGCAAGGCGACCGGCGGCGGCAGCGCGATCCTGCCGACGCCGGCCATCGGCGGGGTCGGCTTGATCGCCGACTGGGAGAAGAGCGCGACCATCGCGTTCAAGGGCATCGGCGACGTGCTGGTGGTGATCGGGCTTCGCGGCGGCCATCTCGGCCAGTCGCTTTGGCTGCGCGAGATCCACGGCCGCGAGGACGGCCCGCCGCCTCCGGTCGACCTGGAGACGGAGCGGCGCACTGCGGACTTCGTGCGGGAGCAGATCGCCGCCGGGGCGCTGACCGCCGTCCACGACGTAGCCGACGGCGGCCTTGCCCTCGCGATCGCGGAAATGGCTCTGGCCGGCAATATCGGTGCCCTCATCCAGCCTGCAGGCCCCGGCCATTCGGCGCGGCAGTTCTTTGCCGAGGACCAGGGCCTTTATGTCGCGACCATCGACGACGCGCATCTGCTGCGCGTCCTCACCGGCGCCGACGCAGCCGGCGTACAGATCGAACCGATCGGCCGGACGGCCGGCCAGCGGCTGATCTTCGAACTCGCCGACGCCGACTTTTGCGTTCCGCTGGCGCAGCTCCGCGCCGCGCACGAAGGCTTCTTCCCGAAGCTGATGGGAAGCGAGCTTACCCCGGAGATCTGA
- a CDS encoding (2Fe-2S)-binding protein, whose protein sequence is MIVCSCNRITECELRKAARAGAPSPDAAYGHLGCEPQCGCCLDFAQEIIDEERSALLHVEAAAA, encoded by the coding sequence ATGATCGTGTGCAGCTGCAACCGAATCACCGAATGCGAGCTCCGGAAGGCCGCGCGCGCGGGTGCCCCGTCGCCCGATGCTGCCTACGGCCACCTCGGCTGCGAGCCGCAGTGCGGCTGCTGCCTCGATTTCGCGCAGGAGATCATCGACGAGGAGCGCAGCGCCCTCCTGCATGTCGAGGCGGCCGCCGCCTGA
- the bfr gene encoding bacterioferritin produces the protein MKGDPRVVELLNQALKNELTAINQYWLHYRMLDNWGVKKLADYERHESIDEMKHADRIADRILFLDGLPNFQALGRLRVGENVEEILRADLEAENEGAVIYRDLIAHAETVRDYVTRDLAREILADEEKHIDFIETQFEMIGRMGLQNYIQLQSEAAEED, from the coding sequence ATGAAAGGCGATCCGCGAGTAGTTGAGCTCCTCAACCAGGCGCTCAAGAACGAGCTCACCGCGATCAACCAATATTGGCTGCACTACCGCATGCTCGACAATTGGGGCGTGAAGAAGCTCGCCGATTACGAGCGGCACGAATCGATCGACGAGATGAAGCATGCGGACCGGATCGCCGACCGCATCCTGTTCCTCGACGGACTTCCCAATTTCCAGGCACTCGGCCGGCTTCGGGTCGGCGAGAATGTCGAGGAGATCCTGCGCGCCGACCTTGAAGCGGAGAACGAAGGCGCGGTCATCTACCGCGACCTCATCGCTCATGCCGAGACGGTGCGCGATTATGTGACTCGCGACCTTGCCCGCGAGATCCTCGCCGACGAAGAAAAGCATATCGATTTCATCGAGACGCAGTTTGAGATGATCGGCCGCATGGGCCTTCAGAACTACATTCAGCTCCAGAGCGAAGCTGCCGAAGAGGACTAA
- a CDS encoding Hpt domain-containing protein, whose amino-acid sequence MADEARDIIDWAHFERSRTELGPGFIRILSYFKEDGVKSIAQIEEAMREQNTAALVLPAHTLKGESRQLGAEPLAKVAELIETTSRFCIETHRFPDELVPQVVELRKLFQQTVEQFEKATNPLVSRAPATGGFGRKVTNQGFGRI is encoded by the coding sequence GTGGCCGACGAGGCTCGGGACATCATCGATTGGGCGCATTTCGAGCGCAGCCGGACCGAGCTCGGGCCAGGCTTCATTCGCATCCTCAGCTATTTCAAGGAGGACGGCGTCAAGTCGATCGCCCAGATCGAGGAGGCGATGCGGGAGCAGAACACCGCCGCCCTCGTGCTTCCGGCGCATACGCTCAAGGGTGAATCGCGCCAGCTCGGCGCCGAGCCGCTGGCCAAGGTCGCGGAGCTGATCGAGACCACGTCGCGCTTCTGCATCGAAACGCACCGCTTCCCAGACGAACTCGTGCCTCAGGTGGTGGAGCTTCGAAAGCTGTTCCAGCAGACGGTCGAGCAGTTCGAAAAAGCGACCAACCCACTGGTGAGCCGCGCTCCCGCGACTGGCGGTTTCGGCCGCAAGGTCACGAACCAGGGGTTCGGCCGAATTTAG
- the der gene encoding ribosome biogenesis GTPase Der, with protein MALPAVAIVGRPNVGKSTLFNRLVGKRLALVDDRPGVTRDRREGEAKLLDLEFRVIDTAGFEDEDPQTLPGRMRKQTEAAVREADAALFVIDSREGVTPLDEEIARWLRVETTPVILVANKAEGRAGEAGIFDAFRLGFGEAVALSAEHGEGVADLFEALQPLVEKEGEDEEELDESSPDAPLKLAIVGRPNAGKSTLVNKMIGEDRMITGPEAGITRDSISLDWEWEGRKVRLVDTAGLRKRAKVEDKLEKLSVADTKRALDYAEVVVLLLDATRGLEVQDLKIASQVLEEGRALIIAVNKWDVAENASSLFNGIKAALAEGLSQLRDVPLLTVSAITGKGIDTILKVAFDLREAWSRRVPTGELNRWFEQAIDANPPPAPKGQRIKLRYITQVKSRPPSFVVFGNRLDELPDSYRRYLLNAMRRDLGLGPVPLRLEFRGRSNPFDRGR; from the coding sequence ATGGCTCTTCCCGCCGTCGCAATCGTCGGCCGCCCCAATGTGGGCAAATCCACGTTGTTCAACCGCTTGGTCGGCAAGCGGCTGGCGCTCGTCGACGACCGTCCGGGCGTGACTCGCGACCGACGGGAAGGCGAGGCGAAGCTGCTCGACCTCGAATTCCGCGTCATCGATACGGCGGGGTTCGAGGACGAGGATCCGCAGACGCTGCCCGGCCGCATGCGCAAGCAGACCGAGGCCGCGGTGCGGGAGGCCGACGCGGCTTTGTTCGTGATCGACAGCCGTGAGGGGGTGACCCCGCTGGACGAGGAAATCGCGCGCTGGCTGCGCGTCGAGACCACGCCCGTGATCCTGGTCGCCAACAAGGCTGAGGGACGGGCAGGCGAAGCGGGCATATTCGACGCGTTCCGCCTCGGCTTCGGCGAAGCGGTGGCGCTCAGCGCTGAGCATGGCGAAGGCGTTGCTGACCTTTTCGAAGCGCTTCAGCCGCTCGTCGAGAAAGAGGGAGAGGACGAGGAAGAACTCGACGAGAGTTCGCCCGACGCGCCGCTCAAGCTTGCGATCGTCGGGCGCCCGAACGCCGGCAAGTCGACCCTAGTCAACAAGATGATCGGCGAGGACCGGATGATCACCGGTCCGGAGGCGGGCATCACTCGCGACTCCATCAGCCTCGATTGGGAATGGGAAGGCCGCAAGGTCCGCCTCGTCGACACCGCGGGCCTGCGCAAGCGCGCCAAGGTCGAGGACAAGCTCGAGAAGCTCTCCGTGGCCGACACCAAGCGCGCCCTGGATTACGCCGAGGTCGTCGTCCTGCTGCTCGATGCGACCCGCGGACTTGAGGTCCAGGACCTCAAGATCGCGTCCCAGGTGCTCGAAGAAGGGAGAGCGCTGATCATCGCCGTCAACAAGTGGGACGTGGCCGAGAACGCGTCGTCGCTGTTCAACGGCATCAAGGCGGCGCTTGCCGAGGGGCTGTCGCAGTTGCGCGACGTGCCGCTGCTCACCGTATCCGCGATCACCGGCAAGGGCATCGATACGATCCTGAAGGTCGCGTTCGATCTTCGCGAGGCGTGGAGCCGGCGCGTGCCCACGGGCGAGCTTAACCGCTGGTTCGAGCAAGCCATCGACGCCAATCCGCCGCCGGCGCCTAAGGGGCAGCGAATCAAGCTGCGCTACATCACTCAGGTGAAGAGCCGGCCTCCGAGCTTCGTCGTCTTCGGCAACCGGCTTGACGAGCTACCGGACAGCTATCGCCGTTACCTGCTGAACGCGATGCGCCGCGATCTCGGGCTCGGCCCGGTGCCGCTGCGGCTGGAGTTCCGCGGCCGCTCGAATCCGTTCGACCGCGGCCGCTAA
- a CDS encoding PQQ-binding-like beta-propeller repeat protein has translation MSKAAYLRTTLLVAAALAASGCGIIGGKGRPKTPVLGERIPVLTSETDVEADPDAKALPFSLPAATENAAWTESGGSASNSMGQLALRSTLQPAFTVQAGRGNSVAARLAAPPIVADGRVFTIDTLGTVRAFDARTGGSVWTSQTPNERGNEASLYGGGLAYDGGRIFATNGLGHVAAMNAQTGKIVWRVRPGGPLRGSPTVANDAVYVMSQDNQIYSLNAANGATNWSQAAALEIAGIFGAGSPAAAQGTVVAGFSSGELNAYRYENGRQVWQDTLQRTSISTSVASLSDIDADPVIDNGQVFAIGAGGRMVALDLVSGQRLWELNIAGISTPWLAGDWIFAVTQDAKLISIYRQNGHIRWIAQLPQFANAKRKKGDIAYAGPVLAGNRLIVTSTSGAVIQVDPATGSFLSQTRVGAPVSLRPVVAMSTLYVLDDQGKLHAYR, from the coding sequence ATGAGCAAAGCCGCATATCTTCGCACCACTCTCCTGGTCGCTGCTGCACTTGCGGCAAGCGGCTGCGGCATCATCGGCGGCAAGGGCCGGCCCAAGACGCCGGTGCTGGGCGAGCGCATTCCGGTGCTGACCAGCGAAACCGACGTCGAGGCCGACCCCGATGCCAAGGCCCTGCCGTTCAGCCTTCCTGCTGCGACGGAGAACGCCGCCTGGACCGAGTCCGGCGGCAGCGCCAGCAATTCCATGGGCCAACTCGCGCTCCGCAGCACGCTCCAGCCGGCGTTCACTGTCCAGGCAGGGCGCGGCAATAGCGTCGCAGCGCGCCTTGCCGCTCCGCCGATCGTCGCCGACGGCCGTGTGTTCACGATCGACACGCTTGGCACCGTCCGCGCATTCGATGCGCGTACCGGGGGCAGCGTCTGGACCAGCCAGACGCCGAACGAGCGCGGGAACGAGGCGTCGCTCTACGGCGGCGGTCTCGCCTATGACGGCGGCCGCATCTTTGCGACCAATGGCTTAGGCCACGTGGCGGCGATGAACGCGCAGACGGGCAAGATCGTCTGGAGGGTGCGTCCGGGCGGTCCGCTTCGCGGCTCTCCAACAGTGGCGAATGACGCCGTTTACGTGATGAGCCAGGACAACCAGATCTATTCGCTCAACGCGGCCAATGGCGCGACTAACTGGTCGCAAGCGGCCGCGCTCGAAATCGCCGGCATTTTCGGCGCCGGATCCCCCGCCGCTGCGCAAGGGACTGTCGTTGCCGGCTTCTCGTCGGGCGAGCTCAACGCCTACCGCTACGAAAACGGACGGCAGGTGTGGCAGGACACGCTTCAGCGCACCAGCATCTCGACCAGCGTTGCGTCGCTGTCCGACATCGACGCCGACCCCGTGATCGACAATGGCCAGGTGTTCGCCATCGGCGCCGGTGGGCGAATGGTTGCCCTGGACCTCGTCTCCGGCCAGCGCCTGTGGGAGCTGAACATCGCCGGCATTTCAACGCCGTGGCTCGCCGGTGACTGGATCTTCGCCGTCACCCAGGACGCGAAGTTGATCTCCATCTATCGGCAGAACGGGCATATCCGCTGGATCGCCCAGCTTCCGCAATTCGCCAACGCGAAGCGCAAGAAGGGCGACATCGCTTATGCGGGCCCGGTGCTTGCCGGGAACCGGCTCATCGTGACGTCGACCAGCGGGGCCGTGATCCAGGTGGATCCGGCAACCGGTAGCTTCCTTTCCCAGACACGGGTCGGCGCGCCGGTCAGCCTTCGGCCAGTAGTCGCCATGTCGACGCTTTACGTGCTCGACGATCAGGGCAAGCTGCACGCCTATCGCTAA
- a CDS encoding tetratricopeptide repeat protein, with the protein MAQPPDTTETFVREVDENMRRDRIRDFFKENGTLLIAAVVLFLAICGGLIWYQQHKRQRAEQQVEQLAQVYKDIGSGNVARAPQQLDELSNSSADAVRATAMFTRAALALQQNDQKLALATYKKIAEDSSLPDPYRHAGLIRQTALEFDALQPQQVIARLEPLTQPGEPWFGSAGEMTALALVKQGKTQQAGQLFAKIANDKSAPEGVRNRAMQIAGSLGTDASSALGTQGQ; encoded by the coding sequence TTGGCGCAGCCCCCGGACACAACCGAAACATTCGTCCGTGAAGTCGACGAGAATATGCGGCGTGACCGCATTCGCGACTTCTTCAAGGAAAACGGCACGCTGCTCATCGCGGCGGTCGTCCTGTTCCTTGCAATCTGCGGCGGGCTGATCTGGTACCAGCAGCACAAGCGCCAGCGCGCGGAGCAGCAGGTCGAGCAGCTCGCCCAGGTCTACAAGGACATCGGCAGCGGCAATGTTGCTCGCGCGCCGCAGCAGCTCGACGAGCTGTCGAACTCCAGTGCGGATGCGGTCCGCGCGACCGCCATGTTCACCCGAGCCGCGCTGGCCCTGCAGCAGAACGACCAGAAGCTCGCGCTCGCCACCTACAAGAAAATCGCGGAGGACAGCTCGCTCCCGGATCCATACCGCCATGCCGGCCTGATCCGTCAGACCGCGCTGGAATTCGACGCGCTTCAGCCGCAGCAGGTCATCGCGCGGCTCGAGCCGCTGACTCAGCCGGGCGAGCCGTGGTTCGGTTCGGCCGGTGAGATGACCGCGCTAGCGCTCGTCAAGCAGGGCAAGACCCAACAGGCGGGACAGCTGTTCGCCAAAATCGCCAACGACAAGAGCGCGCCGGAAGGCGTGCGCAACCGCGCCATGCAGATCGCCGGCAGCCTCGGCACCGACGCGAGCTCCGCGCTTGGAACTCAGGGCCAGTAG
- the panB gene encoding 3-methyl-2-oxobutanoate hydroxymethyltransferase has protein sequence MSTFTIDTSTSRATPSPVPGKRTTAPSIRARKVDGRTEQPIVMLTAYTMRMAQLLDPHCDMLLVGDSLGQVIYGLPSTIPVTMDMMCAHGAAVVRGSWHALVAVDMPFGSYEGSPEQAFDAASRIMKETGCAAVKLEGGEAMAPTIAFLTQRGIPVIGHVGLTPQAVNSLGGYGPRGRNQLEASSIVSDASAVARAGAFCLVAEGVMEEVATKIAQTVDIPVIGIGASSECDGQVLVTEDMLGLFERTPRFVKRYDDLAARISEAASTYAGEVRDRSFPTSEQTYRPK, from the coding sequence ATGTCCACCTTCACCATCGACACGAGCACCAGCCGGGCGACGCCATCGCCTGTGCCCGGCAAGCGCACCACCGCGCCTTCGATCCGCGCGCGGAAGGTCGACGGCCGGACCGAGCAGCCGATCGTGATGCTGACCGCCTACACGATGCGCATGGCGCAGCTACTCGACCCGCATTGCGACATGCTGCTGGTCGGCGACAGCCTCGGCCAGGTCATCTACGGTCTGCCTTCGACGATCCCCGTCACGATGGACATGATGTGCGCGCACGGCGCCGCCGTGGTCCGCGGAAGCTGGCACGCGCTGGTCGCCGTCGACATGCCGTTCGGTAGCTATGAAGGATCGCCTGAACAGGCGTTCGACGCCGCATCGCGGATCATGAAGGAAACGGGCTGCGCGGCGGTCAAGCTCGAGGGCGGCGAAGCCATGGCGCCGACCATCGCCTTCCTCACTCAGCGCGGCATCCCGGTGATCGGCCACGTCGGCCTCACGCCGCAGGCGGTCAATTCGCTCGGCGGCTATGGCCCGCGCGGCCGCAACCAGCTCGAAGCATCGAGCATCGTCTCGGACGCGAGCGCCGTCGCCCGCGCGGGCGCCTTCTGCCTGGTTGCGGAAGGCGTAATGGAAGAGGTCGCGACAAAGATCGCGCAAACGGTAGACATTCCCGTGATTGGCATCGGCGCGTCGTCCGAGTGCGATGGCCAGGTGCTGGTGACCGAAGACATGCTCGGCCTGTTCGAACGCACCCCGCGGTTCGTGAAGCGCTACGACGATCTGGCTGCCCGGATTTCGGAGGCCGCGAGCACTTATGCCGGCGAAGTTCGGGACCGAAGCTTTCCGACCAGTGAGCAGACATACCGGCCTAAATAG
- a CDS encoding Rrf2 family transcriptional regulator, whose translation MIAQKTRYALRSLLFLAEEQQGAPVQLGRIAETQRVPPKYLELIMLDLKKAGLVKSARGPKGGYQLARPADQISFGEIVRTMEGPIALVSCASVNFYAPCGDCHDEATCAIRRAFAILRDQSTKVLDSISLAEGANWEERLGVAGGPDPDRTALATDAAGS comes from the coding sequence ATGATTGCTCAAAAGACCCGCTACGCTTTGCGTTCGCTGCTTTTCCTTGCCGAGGAGCAGCAGGGCGCCCCGGTCCAACTCGGCCGCATTGCGGAAACCCAGCGGGTCCCGCCGAAATATCTTGAGCTCATCATGCTCGACCTCAAGAAAGCCGGGCTGGTCAAAAGCGCGCGCGGGCCGAAAGGAGGCTACCAGCTGGCGCGGCCCGCCGACCAGATTTCCTTCGGCGAGATCGTCCGCACCATGGAAGGGCCGATCGCGCTCGTGTCCTGCGCCAGCGTCAACTTCTATGCGCCGTGCGGCGATTGTCACGACGAGGCGACCTGCGCCATCCGCCGCGCCTTCGCCATCTTGCGCGACCAGAGCACGAAGGTGCTCGATTCAATCTCGCTCGCCGAAGGGGCGAATTGGGAAGAGCGGCTCGGCGTCGCGGGTGGGCCTGACCCCGATCGGACCGCTCTGGCGACGGACGCAGCCGGCAGCTAG
- a CDS encoding L,D-transpeptidase family protein — MDRGSAVSLPMKILAPAAIVAAAMFASSCSTVPAAKVASAPTPQPAGAPYLWTLGNAPKAHKDMVATFGRAGLKPNEFVWAAKVPAEGEPRVVVDRLTQMTYAYRGDVLVGAASVSTASKGRITPLGEWKVLDKRKFHRSRKYNNAPMPFMQRIDDYGIALHGGPNPGYPASHGCIRLPMKFAEKLFGLTKVGSKVIVEG, encoded by the coding sequence ATGGATCGCGGTTCGGCTGTTTCGTTGCCGATGAAGATTCTCGCTCCTGCCGCAATCGTCGCCGCGGCCATGTTCGCCAGCAGCTGTTCGACCGTCCCGGCCGCAAAAGTGGCGAGTGCGCCCACGCCGCAGCCGGCCGGCGCTCCCTACCTGTGGACCCTCGGCAATGCGCCCAAAGCGCACAAGGACATGGTCGCGACCTTCGGCCGGGCCGGGTTGAAGCCGAACGAATTTGTCTGGGCGGCAAAAGTGCCGGCCGAGGGCGAACCGCGCGTCGTGGTCGATCGGCTGACCCAGATGACCTACGCCTATCGCGGCGACGTGCTTGTCGGGGCGGCATCCGTGTCGACGGCAAGCAAGGGACGGATTACGCCGCTTGGCGAGTGGAAGGTGCTCGACAAGCGCAAGTTCCACAGGTCGCGCAAATATAACAATGCGCCCATGCCGTTCATGCAGCGCATCGACGACTACGGCATTGCGCTCCATGGCGGGCCGAACCCGGGCTATCCGGCGAGCCACGGTTGCATCCGTCTGCCGATGAAATTCGCGGAGAAGCTGTTCGGCCTGACGAAGGTCGGCTCGAAGGTAATCGTCGAAGGGTAG